From candidate division KSB1 bacterium:
TGGATCACCTTGGTGACGGCGAGCTCCACCAGTTTGCCGCTGATGGTGCGGGGGATGTCGGGCACGGCGATGACCTTGGCCGGCACGTGGCGCGGGGTGGTGTTGGCGCGGATCTGGTTCTTGATGGTCTTGACCAGGGCGTCGTCGAGCTCGACTCCGTCGCGAAGCCGCACGAACAGGATCACCCGCACGTCGTTGTCCCAGCGCTGCCCCACCACGAGGGACTCAACCACCTCGTCCAGAACCTCGACCTGGCGATAGATCTCGGCGGTGCCGATCCGCACGCCGCCGGGGTTCAGGGTTGCGTCGGAGCGGCCGTAGACGATTACGCCGCCATGCTCGGTGATCTCGATGTAGTCGCCGTGGCGCCACGCGCCCGGGAAATGGCGGAAATACGCGTCCAGGTACTTCTCATCCCCTGGGTCGTCCCAAAAGCTTACGGGCATGCAGGGGAAGGGCGCCGCGCACACGAGCTCGCCTTTCTCGCCGACGACGGGCGCGCCGTCTTCGTTCCACGCCTCGACCTTGAGCCCCAGCCCCCGCTTCTGGATCTCGCCCGCATACACGGGGTCGATCGGGGAGCCGAGCATGAAGCAGGAGATGATGTCGGTTCCGCCCGAGATCGACGCGAGCTGAAGGTCGGACTTCACCTCCCGGTAGACCCATTCGAAGTCCTCCACCGAAAGCGGAGAGCCCGTGGAGAGGACGGCCCGGAGCTTCGCGAGGTCGAACTGCTCGCCGGGCTTCGTTCTCGACTTCTCGCAGATGCTGATGAACTTGGCGCTCGTGCCGAAGACGGTAATGCCGAGATCCTGGGCCATCTTCCAGAGCACCGACGTATCGGGGTAGGCAGGGCTCCCGTCGAAGAGCACGACCGTGGAGCCGACGAGGAGCGAGCTCACCAGCCAGTTCCACATCATCCAGCCGCAGGTGGTGAAGTAGAAGATCGTGTCGTCAGGGGTGAGGTCGGTGTGGAGGAGGAGCTCCTTGGCGTGCTGGATCAGCGTGCCGCCCGCGCCGTGCACGATGCACTTGGGAATCCCGGTCGTCCCCGACGAGTACATGATGTACAAGGGGTGGTCGAAGGGGAGTTGGGCAAAGGTGAGCTCGGCTGCCCTGCCGGCCAGGGCGTCGGGCCAGAGGATGGCCTTGGGCACGGAACCGATAGAAGGCCGCTCCTCCAGGAAAGGGACGACGACGACCCGCTCGATGGAATGGATCTCGGCCACTACTTGGGCCGCGCGCTCCAGCGAGTCGAAGCGCTTGCCGTTGTACAGGTACCCGTCCGCTGTGACGAGGACCTTAGGCCGGATCTGGCCGAAGCGGTCGATCGCGCCCTTGAAGCCGAAGTCCGGGCTGCAAGAGGACCAGATGGCGCCCAGGCTCGTTGACGCGAGCATGGCCACGACCATCTCGATCCGGTTGGGCATGAAACCGGCCACGCGATCGCCCGCCGACACGCCGGCCCCGGAGAGAAACCTTGCGAAACGGGCCACCTGGTCGTAGAGCTCGGCGTACGAGATCCGCGCCTCCTCGACGCCTCCTTCGCGCACGAAAACCAGGGCGGTACGGTCGTCGCGAAAACGCAGGAGGTTTTCCGCGAAATTGAGGCGCGCGCCGGGGAACCAGACCGCGCCCGGCATGGCCGCTTGGGCGAGAACGCGCTCGTACGGCGCCGACGAGCGGATGTCCGCGAATTTCCAGACTTCCTCCCAGAACGCCGGGATCTCGTCGATCGACCACCGGTAGAGCGCGTCGTACCCGGAGAGCTTAAGCCCCCTAGCCTGGCGCAGCTGCTGCATGAAACGCGTGAGATTGGCGCGGGCCACCCGCTCCGGGGAAGGGGTCCAGAGGAGCTTGGACATGGGGTCTCCTTCTTTATCTTGGTCGGCTCAACCGCCCAGGCACGCGGGGCGCGTCAACCCTCCAGGGCGATCGCGCAAACGCCAGCCGGTACGCTGCGTATATGGGATGTTGCTTGCCACGTGTCATCCCGTGGTCTCGCGGCCGCCGGGGCGCTCCATTGTCCATTGGGTAAGTCAGAGACCCCCACCCAAGGTGGGGGCTTGATAACCTGGAGCCGCCCACGGCGGCCGAAAATCGTCAACCGCTCAAAGCGTGGCGGATTCCGGAGCTAATCCGGGTCGCCGCCGAGGCGCAGCCACTCGGAGAGTCGGGTCACGCGAGCGTAATCGTCGTACGTGCACAGGTCGTCGGCGGTCGGCGCCACGGCGCCGTTCGCCCGCAGGGCGGTCAGCGCCCGGGCGACCCCCTTCATGGCGGCAAAGAGCGGCAGATACCAGTAGAGAAGCACCCTGACCCCGGCTGCTCGCATCTCATCGACCGTATAGTCGGGCTGCTGCGCGAAATGAGCAGGGTCTGACGCGCAAGCGACCAAAGGCACTTTGACTTCGCGGGCAATCCTGCGGTACTCGTCGAGCGTGTAGAAGTCGCCGAGCATCGCGAGGTCGGCTCCGCTTTCGGCGTAAAGGTTGAGCCGGCGGATCACCTCGGGAAGGCCCCAAGCCTTGGCGTCGGTGCGTGCGATCAGGCAGAAGTCCTCGGTCCGGCGCGCGTCGGCCGCGGCCCTGATTCTGCTGGCGAAGGTTTCGCGCGGGATCACCTGCTTCCCGGCGAGCACTCCGCACCGTTTGGGAAACGTCTGGTCCTCGATGTGAATGGCCGCGACACCCCCTGCCTCGAAGAGGCGGACCGTGCGGCGGATGTTGAGAGACCCGCCGAAGCCGGTGTCGGCATCGCAAACAACCGGGGCGCCTACCGCCTCGGCGATGCAGGAAGCCCGCCGTGCGAGCTCGGTGGCGGTGGTGAACCCGAGGTCGGGAAACCCGAGATCGCTCGCCTCGTTTCCGAGGCCGGTCACGTACACGAGCGGAAATCCGGCCTGCCGGATCAGGAGAGCCGAAAGGGCGTCGTATGCGCCAGGGGCGACGAGCATCTCGTGGGCGGCGAGCAGTTCCCGAAGGCCCATGGGCACCTCCTATCTCCTCAGCGGGCGGCTAGAACAGGTTGTCCACCCCTTTAGACAACACGTTTCTTAAAACTGTCTGCATCGGGCTAATGTGATGGTCGTAGTCGGCCTATAGCTCGTTCACACTGCCATGTGATCACTCTCAACGTCATCCCAACGTGCTGCCCACATAGCCGCGTTTGTAACATACTAATCCAAACAAGCCGCAATTGCTTTAGGCACATCGCACAAGCCTCTCAAACTCACCAGACGACCTCTCCCAGCCTTCGCAATTTTCTTGGATACCTCTACATTCCCACCGGGAACGTTTATTACGTGAAGCTTTGGAAACTTTCGAGCAATTGCGACTGGATCTTTCCCTGAATTTTGCCACCCATCCGTCAGAAGGATTCCTTCTCTTTGTTCGACTCTTGCCCGTCGTATTTCACCTAAGCCTACCGATAGACCTAGGCTAATGTCGGTTCGGCCCCTCGGAATAATATCCAGAATCCCTCTAATCACTTGATCCAGCTTCTTGGCCTGACCTATATGTTTGAATATGTTACTGCTATCAGAAAATAGAACCACCCCATACTCATCTCTATGGTTCAAATTCAACACCAGTGAGGCAGCTCCGACGGCAGCCATGCTGAGGTTAATTCCCCGAACAGAACCAGAAGCATCCATCATAATGACAACCGCTCTCCGCCTTCTCTCTCTGTCAAGAACGTATATAGTGTCATGGCTCAACGCCATTTCCTGCGTCAGTGCTTCAATGGTTCTATCGAGATCAATTTCATCTGCCTGAAATTCAAACCTTCTAGACTTGGACTCTCCTGTAGGAACACCACTGGACGTAATGGCACTCTTTGACACGCGATAGATCATCCGTAACATTATATGAAGAAACTGCCTGCGCGTAGCATCATCCAAGCGATCCCAGGTCAAAGTTAATAGTTCGCGCAACAGCCTTGGATCGTTTTGCTCCCACTGCTTAAAAACGATTCTATAATTGCCCAACAGGGCACCTACGCGTCCTGGGTTTTCCTTAGCAAAATCCACAAGCGCTTCATTTTGACCTCCTTCGATCATTGCCTCTATTCGTTGGTCTACTGGCGCATAGGCAGACCTTTCCCGAGGCTTGCGATCCGTAGCTGTTCCTGAATTCGATAGAACGTCCCTTACGAAGCTATTTGTAAGTTCTTTTTTTTTTCAGATTGTCTTAGTTGATCAAATAATTCCTCAATTATGTCATCTGCCGACCTCTCAGATGTCTCGTAAACCCATATCTTGTTTCGAAAAGCCATCAAGGCACTGTTTAGGACTCCTCTCTCTTCCGAACTGACCCCCTCTCTATCGAGGATGTCTCGAATTGCTGTGTAGATCCTGACCATATCTATACTTGCTCGAACGGAGGCACCCAATTTGATATCGGAGTGACGCCGCGTCATTCTGGCAAGATCCACCGCCAATTCGATCATATCATCTGACGCCCCGCTAACGTGATGTTTGACAATGTCAATCTCTTCTTTCCTGGTTTGGTAATCCATCTTCAATGAACAGAACCTATCCTGTAAAGCCCTGGATATCCTGCTTATTCCAATATCATCCAGTGGATTCAATGCAGCGATGATTCTAAAGTTATCATGACACTCTATTAAACCGAGCCGCGGCACAGTCAGTTTATTTTCAGACATGACCGTGATGAATACGTTTGTCGTTTCGTCCGGCAGCCTGTTGAATTCCTCTACATAGAGATACGATCCGTCTCGCATTGCCTGGACAAGAGGTCCCGGATTGAAGTGTTCGGGCAAGTACCCTCTCTTGATTGTCTCGGCTGGATCGAAATATCCAACCAACTTAGACGTCGTCAGGTCGCTATTTCCTGTTATTAGAGAGACATGCGCGCCTGAACATTCTGCGATGGTTAGCAAAATGGTCGATTTTGACGTGCCGGGCGGGCCTTCCAGGAAAAGATGCCTTCCTGACTGCAGGGCAGAAATGACAAGTAGAATCTCGTTTTCTCGCCCAATAATCTTTTGGCAGACCTCTTTAAGCATCTTGCACCTCTATTACTCCAGGGTTTGGTCTTCACTGCCTCGATATGTTCGTCCAAAACATTATCGCTACCAACCGGCTGAGCCCCTCCTGATCTCGGCCCTGTTGGTATTCTGGGTCGGGGCCCGAAATGGACGGACCTGTTTTGAGAGGGCGCTTTCGTGGCAGCTAGAGGATGCCACTATCCGTGGTCGCGCCCCTGCCAGCGCCGCAGACGTCCCATAATCAGGTCCGCCCGAACAGGCACAAGCGAGTTGGCCAAAGCGCTGAGCCACCCACAGCTCTCGGGGTGAGCCTTTCCGCGCTGCCCCACCTCAGCCGCGTCCCCGTAACGGCGCCATCCTCCCGGCGACCGGCCGCGGCAGGAGGTACCACACCAGCCCCGCGATCTGTAAGACGAGCAGCACACCAAATCCGACCCGGTAGCCGGCCTGGTCGTACCCAGTGCGGACGGGCGGCCACAGGCCGATGATCGCGCCCAGGCCCCACTGAGCGGCGAAGGCGGCGACAAAGACCAGAAGGTTGAGGGCCGTGTTCACGCGGCCGGCCAGATGGGCAGGGAAGGCCTGGGTCAGCGCCGCGTAGCACACCACCCCCGATGTGCCGAAGAACCCATACAGGATCCAGACCGCGGACAACGCACCGGTCCAGCCTGCGGCAAGAATGGCCTGCACCCCCGCGTAGACCGCCATACCTGCGGCGGAGAGGACGTCCGCGGGCACACCCCTGCGACCCAAGCGCTCGGCCGCCACGCCCAAGAGCAGGTACCCGGCCGTCATCGCTGCGGCAACCAGCAGGAGCACCACGGAAGCCTCCCCGCGCTCCAGCCCGCCCACGTCCCGCAGCCAGGGGCCGGCCCAGAGCCCCTGGACCGCGAGGTACGTCGCCTGACTCACGATGGCAATGGGCGCGATCCTCCAGAAGGCCCGGCTCCCGAAAATTCCGCCCAGGCCGCGAAGCTGCGCCCGCAGGTCCACGCCTCTATCTGCCGGCTGCCGCCGAGGCACCAGCGTCCCGATGAGCGCCGCCGCCAGCACGGTCACCCCCGCCAGCCCCTGAAAGACTCCCCTCCAGTCGGTCACGTGTAGGGCCGCCTCCACCGGCGCCGTTGCCGCCAGCGCGCCCAGCCCGCCGGCCGCCAACTGGATGCCATTCACCAGGGGCAGCTTCTCCCGGGCACGAAGGCCCGAAACGCCGCCATCAAGCACGCCGAGACCCCGAAGCCGATCAACGCGCGGCCAGCCACCAGTCCGGCTGAGTTCGGGGCCCAGGAAAACACCAGGGCCCCGACCCCGGCGAACGCGAGAAGCGCAGCCTGCACTCTGCGTGGCTCAAAGCGGTCGAGAAGTACGCCCAAGGGGAGCTGGAACGCGGCGAAAGTGAGAAAATACGCCGAGGTGAGGAGGCCCAGGTCCGAGGAGGAGAGCCCCAACTCAGCCACAAGGTCCGGGGCGATGACCGCGTTCACCACCCGATAGAAATAGGAGAGGAAGTACCCGAGAGCGAAGGGCAGGACCACGCGCACGGCGGTCCCCACCGCCAGGGCCTTCTCCGCTTTCGTCTCCCCTCGCGAAACCCCACACCCGCCAGCCTCCCCGCCGGACGCGGTGAGCGACACAATCGAATCCCTCCAGCTGCCGTTCCCGAAGCCCATCGTCCCTTCCGATCCCCTGCTCCCGGCAGACTGCCTGGGTCCGCACCACCCACCACCGAAGCGTCACTGCAGAGATAGCTGGCCCTCTTTTTGTGCACCGGCTAGAGCCAACGCGGCGCCGCACGGCAACCGCAATTGCTCCGCGTTCCCTCATCGTGCCGCGACGAGTCGGCCCTGCTCGGGGCCCGGCGTATCAGCACATTGATTCTTTGACGCTTCCTAAGCAGCGGTGCGTCTAGCCACCCGGCGCCGCGTCACGAGTTCCTTGCCCTCCGCCGCCTCCCGAGAGGCGGCGAAGGGCGACGGGGAACGCTCAGTCGAAATGGATCACTGGCTTAATCATGTTGTCTTCCTTGGTTTCCATCATTTTCAGGGCCTTCGGCACGTCTGCAAACTTGAAATGATGCGTAGTCATTTTGGTCGGATCCACTCGACCGTTCTTGATCAGGGTTAGAAGTCGTCCCATTCGCTCAGCACCCCCAGGACACAGGTGTGATCTAATGGTCTTCTGGGCCATCCCCATTCCCCATTCCACTCGCGGAATCTTAAGGTATTCACCTTCTGAATGGTAACCGATATTTGATATAGTTCCACCAGGGCGTGTTACCTTGAAGCACGTCTCAAATGTTACTTGTGTACCTACTGCTTCAATAGCAGCATTCGCTCCCTTACCACCGGTGAGCTTCATGACTTCATCGACGACGTTCTGAACCTTATAGTTGATCCAGACGTCCGCACCATATTCCTTAGCCAACTTAAACCGGTGTTCAAACTCGTCCACCACAATGATTAGTCCCGCCCCCAGCAAGCGAGCGCCCGCAGTTGCCATAAGGCCCACGGGACCTTGACCGATAATGACAACCGAGTCACCCAACTTGATGTCAGCATTCTCGGCAGCCACGAACCCAGTTGACACCATGTCGGTTGCATAAGCTGCGGCTTCATCCGACACCCCATCCGGAATTCGGGCCAGATTGGCTTCGGCATCGTTGACATGAAAGTACTCCGCCAGATTTCCGTCCTTCTGACCGACGAACTTGAATCCTCCCAGCGGCCCCTTGCATTGGGAAGTAAATCCTCGCTGACAGTCACCGCACCTATAACACGGCGTAACGGCGTTCACCGCCACTCTCTCCCCCACCTTGAAACCTTCCACGGCCTTTCCAAGTTTGTACACAGTACCGACAGCTTCATGTCCTAAACCTACGTCCTTGAGCTCCCCTAGCCCTCCCGCTAAGGTATGCACGTCTGAGGTGCACACTAGAGCAAGGGTAGTTTTTACAACGGCATCGTTCGGACCAGGTTCTGGAATAGGCCGGTCCTTGAACTCAGCGTCATTGATTTTGTTCATTACAAACACTTTATGCGTTCCAGCTCCCATGATGCCACCTTTCCGTATGCACTTCGCTGAATATACAAATATGCCTATGGCATATGCCTTGACAGATCTGTGCCTCCCCCCTTTGCAACTTGGCTACTTGGCTACATAGCCACGCTGCGAAGGAGATGAAATCAACCTAAACCGAGTATCTACAAAGAGTTTCTCCGCCGTCGATGCGAATCAAGTCTCCGTGGATATAATCCGACTCATCCGATGCCAGGAACACCGCCAAATTTTCAACATCTTTTACTTCTCCCCATCGCCCCAAAGGTATGCTTTTTGTAAACATATCATCGAACTCTTTATTGTCGTAAAACGCTCTCGTCAATGCCGTCTTGCAGTAGGTGGGACAAATTCCATTGACTCGAATCTTATTGCGCCCGTACTCAATGGCTAAGCATCTCGTCAAATTTGCGGCCGCGCCTTTTGATGCATTGTAAACAGATTGCTTAGGATGCCCTTGCAAACCAGCAGTGGAAACTATGTTAATGATGTTGCCGCCATCACCCTGCTGAAGGAATTGCTTAACGGCTTCCTGGGCTCCAAAAAACGTTCCTTTGACATTTACAGCATAGCAGATGTCTAGATCTTTTTCTGTCAACTCATGAGCCAGTCCACCCCCCCTGTAAATTCCAGCATTATTCACAAAGATATCGATCCGCCCGAACTTCTCCACACCCGCTCTCACAAGGTTTGCAACATCGCTCTGTTTCGTGACATCGCACTTCACAAAGATAGCCTTCCCCCCAGCGTTTCTGATCGCTTCGTCCGTCGGTGTAGAAATATTTTCTTCGAAACCTTTTGAGTCGCTCTCTTGCACGAGATCAGAGCAAACGACCTTCGCGCCTTCTCTGGCAAAGGCTTCTGCAATACCTCGCCCAAACCCAGAACTCGAACCGGTCACCAATGCCACCTTGCCATCGAGTCTCTTCATGACGCGCTCCTTTCAGAGGTTGAACAGAAACACTCCATAGTTCATATTTCATGCCCAAAGCAGAACCACTGCAATAGGTGGCTTTCTAGGCACCCTGTTCGCGTCCCGTCCGGCTAATCCTGACGCAGTCGAACACCGCTGGTTTCCGGTCTGCTGTGTTGTCCATGTTCCAGATCTACCAGGCTATTCGCCTTGTTCAGTCCTGCATATCAGGCGCCAAAACCACATTCTGGATTTGCATGTCTAACCGGACGGGACGCTACATATAGATCCTGGCGCTACCTGGCCGTGTAGCCGCCATCAATCGCAATCAGCTGTCCAGTAATACAAGCAGCTTCATCCGACGCAAGAAAGACGGCCAAGTTAGCCACCTCTTCGGGGAGCACCCAACGACCCAAGGGAGTTACTTGTTCCACAAATTCCTTAACGGCCTTGTCGTCATAATAAGGTCTACACATGGCCGTCGGAGCAAAAGTGGGGCAAATTCCGTTTACAGTGATCTTGTCCGGACCGTAATCAATTGCCAACTCTTTTGTAAGACCTGCTGCAGCAAACTTCGAAGCGCAGTAGGCCGGCTCGTTGGCCAACCCAACCAAACCACCGATCGAAACGAGGTTCAGGATTCTGCCACCGTCGCCCTGTTTCAGGAATTGAATGACGGCTTGTTGGCAACCATTCCAAACCCCCTTGGTATTGACATCCATGGTGAAGTTGTATTGTTCCTCGGTCTTTTCGTGAATGCGCGCCATGACCGTAAATACACCCGCATTGTTCATCATGATATCCAGCTTGCCATACTGCTTGACGGCTGCCTCGACCGCGGACTTCACCTCCCCAACCTTGGTGACGTCGCACTTCACGAAGATAGCATCTCCGCCGGCCTTTTTAATCGCTTCATGGGTTGGCGTGTCCTTATCCTTCTCATATCCCTCCACTCTGGCATCTGGCCGAAGATCGGTACAAACAACCTTGGCGCCTTCTCTGGCAAACGCTTCCGAGATTGCACGACCAAAACCGGAACTGGCTCCCGTTACCAACGCAACTTTACCATCAAGTCTCTTCATGATTCTTTCCTTCTATCCAATTCTTTCGTTGAGGGGGAAACGCGCAACCGTTGAATCATTCCATCTGGCGTCACGCCTTCGGACTACCTTAGGTCAATTCTCCATGCCATAATCAGCGAGTTGCGCTACCGTGCTCGCACTGATCAACACTTCCCTTTTCAAAAAAAGACAATAGCCCCTCTTCTACTTGCCTGGCTTTCTCATCCCCATCTTCTGGCGGAACTCATCTGGATCCATAATTTCCCGGCCGAGGAGTCGAACAATCTGTTCCCACATCTTGTAACACTCCACGTTTGTCTTGATCATTTCGTTTCTGTGGGGCCACTTCCAAACGGTATCTTCCATCCCGATGCGAATATTGTGACCGAGCAGGGTCGCAAAAGTGGCTAGATAGCTAGAGGCGCGGCCGGCTGCGCACACAACAATTTCAGAATCCGCGTCAATCTCTTTGATACGGTTGCAGTAGTGCATTAACACTTCAACCATCGCCTTCGGATTCTGCATGGGCGATCCGCCCGGGAGCGTCGGAAGGATGATCCAGTAGTACGGTTTCTCAAGAAGGCCGGTCTTTATGAGATATCGGTCGGCGTTGTCAATATCGCCATCACTGTAGACGGCAATCTGACACTTGACCCCATACTCCTGGCAAATTCGCGTCTTCTCCTGCGCCACATGCGGCGGCTTCGCAAAAAGGGTGTCTCCACAGAAGGCAGCGACTGTGTTGATGGGGGTTTGATCAAAGAGGCCATCCTGCATGCACTCAATAAACTTGGACCATTCCCCCTTTTGAAACGGAACCATGCACCCACACACGATCCTGTCAGGATACGCCTTTCTGACCGGGTCGATAACATGGTGGAAGAGTT
This genomic window contains:
- a CDS encoding MoxR family ATPase, which translates into the protein MLKEVCQKIIGRENEILLVISALQSGRHLFLEGPPGTSKSTILLTIAECSGAHVSLITGNSDLTTSKLVGYFDPAETIKRGYLPEHFNPGPLVQAMRDGSYLYVEEFNRLPDETTNVFITVMSENKLTVPRLGLIECHDNFRIIAALNPLDDIGISRISRALQDRFCSLKMDYQTRKEEIDIVKHHVSGASDDMIELAVDLARMTRRHSDIKLGASVRASIDMVRIYTAIRDILDREGVSSEERGVLNSALMAFRNKIWVYETSERSADDIIEELFDQLRQSEKKKNLQIAS
- a CDS encoding acetoacetate--CoA ligase — encoded protein: MSKLLWTPSPERVARANLTRFMQQLRQARGLKLSGYDALYRWSIDEIPAFWEEVWKFADIRSSAPYERVLAQAAMPGAVWFPGARLNFAENLLRFRDDRTALVFVREGGVEEARISYAELYDQVARFARFLSGAGVSAGDRVAGFMPNRIEMVVAMLASTSLGAIWSSCSPDFGFKGAIDRFGQIRPKVLVTADGYLYNGKRFDSLERAAQVVAEIHSIERVVVVPFLEERPSIGSVPKAILWPDALAGRAAELTFAQLPFDHPLYIMYSSGTTGIPKCIVHGAGGTLIQHAKELLLHTDLTPDDTIFYFTTCGWMMWNWLVSSLLVGSTVVLFDGSPAYPDTSVLWKMAQDLGITVFGTSAKFISICEKSRTKPGEQFDLAKLRAVLSTGSPLSVEDFEWVYREVKSDLQLASISGGTDIISCFMLGSPIDPVYAGEIQKRGLGLKVEAWNEDGAPVVGEKGELVCAAPFPCMPVSFWDDPGDEKYLDAYFRHFPGAWRHGDYIEITEHGGVIVYGRSDATLNPGGVRIGTAEIYRQVEVLDEVVESLVVGQRWDNDVRVILFVRLRDGVELDDALVKTIKNQIRANTTPRHVPAKVIAVPDIPRTISGKLVELAVTKVIHGEAVKNKDALANPEALEYFVDLPDLCEGR
- a CDS encoding NAD(P)-dependent alcohol dehydrogenase; translated protein: MNKINDAEFKDRPIPEPGPNDAVVKTTLALVCTSDVHTLAGGLGELKDVGLGHEAVGTVYKLGKAVEGFKVGERVAVNAVTPCYRCGDCQRGFTSQCKGPLGGFKFVGQKDGNLAEYFHVNDAEANLARIPDGVSDEAAAYATDMVSTGFVAAENADIKLGDSVVIIGQGPVGLMATAGARLLGAGLIIVVDEFEHRFKLAKEYGADVWINYKVQNVVDEVMKLTGGKGANAAIEAVGTQVTFETCFKVTRPGGTISNIGYHSEGEYLKIPRVEWGMGMAQKTIRSHLCPGGAERMGRLLTLIKNGRVDPTKMTTHHFKFADVPKALKMMETKEDNMIKPVIHFD
- a CDS encoding isocitrate lyase/PEP mutase family protein — its product is MGLRELLAAHEMLVAPGAYDALSALLIRQAGFPLVYVTGLGNEASDLGFPDLGFTTATELARRASCIAEAVGAPVVCDADTGFGGSLNIRRTVRLFEAGGVAAIHIEDQTFPKRCGVLAGKQVIPRETFASRIRAAADARRTEDFCLIARTDAKAWGLPEVIRRLNLYAESGADLAMLGDFYTLDEYRRIAREVKVPLVACASDPAHFAQQPDYTVDEMRAAGVRVLLYWYLPLFAAMKGVARALTALRANGAVAPTADDLCTYDDYARVTRLSEWLRLGGDPD
- a CDS encoding 3-keto-5-aminohexanoate cleavage protein: MAKDKVNWEWVNEWKKSPNPLGEIDTDFQCIWKPYGLPEIVDPHGTKFGIGVEVQPAWNVPKKIMISQTIVGAFHSKKGNPNHPIEPDEIRDQALACCEAGAPNVHIHVRDQQGYNVLDPELFHHVIDPVRKAYPDRIVCGCMVPFQKGEWSKFIECMQDGLFDQTPINTVAAFCGDTLFAKPPHVAQEKTRICQEYGVKCQIAVYSDGDIDNADRYLIKTGLLEKPYYWIILPTLPGGSPMQNPKAMVEVLMHYCNRIKEIDADSEIVVCAAGRASSYLATFATLLGHNIRIGMEDTVWKWPHRNEMIKTNVECYKMWEQIVRLLGREIMDPDEFRQKMGMRKPGK
- a CDS encoding VWA domain-containing protein, producing the protein MIEGGQNEALVDFAKENPGRVGALLGNYRIVFKQWEQNDPRLLRELLTLTWDRLDDATRRQFLHIMLRMIYRVSKSAITSSGVPTGESKSRRFEFQADEIDLDRTIEALTQEMALSHDTIYVLDRERRRRAVVIMMDASGSVRGINLSMAAVGAASLVLNLNHRDEYGVVLFSDSSNIFKHIGQAKKLDQVIRGILDIIPRGRTDISLGLSVGLGEIRRARVEQREGILLTDGWQNSGKDPVAIARKFPKLHVINVPGGNVEVSKKIAKAGRGRLVSLRGLCDVPKAIAACLD
- a CDS encoding glucose 1-dehydrogenase — its product is MKRLDGKVALVTGASSGFGRAISEAFAREGAKVVCTDLRPDARVEGYEKDKDTPTHEAIKKAGGDAIFVKCDVTKVGEVKSAVEAAVKQYGKLDIMMNNAGVFTVMARIHEKTEEQYNFTMDVNTKGVWNGCQQAVIQFLKQGDGGRILNLVSIGGLVGLANEPAYCASKFAAAGLTKELAIDYGPDKITVNGICPTFAPTAMCRPYYDDKAVKEFVEQVTPLGRWVLPEEVANLAVFLASDEAACITGQLIAIDGGYTAR
- a CDS encoding SDR family oxidoreductase gives rise to the protein MKRLDGKVALVTGSSSGFGRGIAEAFAREGAKVVCSDLVQESDSKGFEENISTPTDEAIRNAGGKAIFVKCDVTKQSDVANLVRAGVEKFGRIDIFVNNAGIYRGGGLAHELTEKDLDICYAVNVKGTFFGAQEAVKQFLQQGDGGNIINIVSTAGLQGHPKQSVYNASKGAAANLTRCLAIEYGRNKIRVNGICPTYCKTALTRAFYDNKEFDDMFTKSIPLGRWGEVKDVENLAVFLASDESDYIHGDLIRIDGGETLCRYSV